The genomic DNA GACGCTGAGAAAAACCTTAGGATGGCGGTTAATGAGATTAATGAAGCCGGCGGCGTAAAGGTAGGTGGTGAAACCTACTACTTCCAGCTCATACCGATGGAAACAAGGGATCTTGAGCCGGGGGTTCCGGTTGAGGAGGCGATTAGGGTTGTTGAGAAGTTAATAACTGAAAAGGGAGCGGACATCATAATTGGAGGGCCCGTCCGTTCTGAAGCGGCTCTTGGCGTAATGCCTACCATAGCTAAGTATAAGAAGATCCATATCTTGACCACGGGGACTTTAACGCCCAAACTGCACCAGGAGGTAGCGAATAACTACGATAAGTACAAGTACATATTCAGGATCACTGGTGAATCAGGGGGTTTAGCAGCTCAAGCCCGCGACATATTATCGTATTTAAGGGGTAAGTACGGGTTTAATAAGGTGTACATAATGGTTCAGGACGTTGCTCACGCGAGGGCCATAGGCGACATCCTTAAAACGCTGCTTACGGGTGAGGGTGGATGGCAGGTTTGGGGTCCGGATGTATACCCAACAGGCGCTACCGATTACTCGATAAGCCTCCTTAAAGCTAAGGAGGTAGGCGCGCAAATACTCTTCGTAT from Candidatus Nezhaarchaeales archaeon includes the following:
- a CDS encoding ABC transporter substrate-binding protein produces the protein MLGAPLSMAFLYGWDAEKNLRMAVNEINEAGGVKVGGETYYFQLIPMETRDLEPGVPVEEAIRVVEKLITEKGADIIIGGPVRSEAALGVMPTIAKYKKIHILTTGTLTPKLHQEVANNYDKYKYIFRITGESGGLAAQARDILSYLRGKYGFNKVYIMVQDVAHARAIGDILKTLLTGEGGWQVWGPDVYPTGATDYSISLLKAKEVGAQILFV